CTGGatcagtgtttttttctctaaaagCATGTCACCCTTTTCAAATATATTAAAGCAGTTGACCTAAACAGCTGAAAGAGAGATGTGAAACTTTTGTGTGAAAGCAGTTCAGCtatttttgtgtgtggtttTATTGCAACGCTAAAGGCCTTTGATAAACAGTGTTGCTACAAACTTTCTGTTTGTTCAAATGTCAGGAAAGAAAACTTCTCTTTTCTCATACAAGATAACAGAAACTGTGAAACAATTACTAATGTCAGTGTATTCAAACTAaaatcatgtttgtgttttatataaAACTTGATGGAATTAATTTCAGAGAAACATACCTTATACCATAGCTTTGTTTTATaccattatttttgtttttgcattactCATATAAGACCAGTGTAACCCAGTCATCGATTACAtattgttataattacacaaaatatCTTCTTTATACCTGACTGTTAGGACCTTCAAGCCTGTAGTTATATTCATTATCAGTTAGAGCCCCTTCtcattgttcttcttctttggtgcaacgCTATAAATACGTTGTCCCCCTTTGGCCTCTCCCATTTTTTtacaattcccctgtgggagaggagcTGGAGCGAGCAAGTTATTTACttggaggtctttctttcttttacctttcTTTGTCAGACACAACGCAGAAACACACCGGCTACACCAGCAAGAAGAGAGTTTTGTAAATAATGTCTCTCTTAGTATTTGAATTAATGAAGTCATTTCATATTTGTTGTTAGTGCTGAAATCTTCCTGTGGTGCAGACTTTATTCATTACCTGCAACATTTGTCTTcaaaccatggcaaccgtaacgctgcctggaacaacagaatgtagctgtcaaacaaaacccaaacagtcctgacccgccacAGTatgagacaggaaaatactgccgtgtaatccatttatttcaagtggaggaaatagaaataaaaacaggaagcagcaCGAACACAGTCAAACAGGGAAATGAGTCTATCTGTTGGTAGTATAAATAACATGAGTTTCTGGTTGCTTTTGTGCTGCAGGCCTCCCGCGTCTTTTTACTGCTGATTGCAGTGCTAGATCCTTCAGGGTGCCAGGGTCCAGATTCTGTAATTAAAagtgcagaaataaaataactgaactGGCTTAAAGGTGCAAGcatcaaaatatttaaacattacaacATACTGTATAAAAAAAGCGCCCACCTCAAATTGTTCTGGATTCTTATTTTCATGTTCTTTAGCTGATAATTCAAAGACATGATCATCAATTACGTTAACAATACAGTGACATTAAAAGCTAAGACTTTGCTCTTATTGTTTTTCtgacatttgtattttttcatataGTTGACATTTCACCAAATATGAGAAATACAGAGTAGAAGTAAAAAGTACCTGTTTTCCCGTGTTGAACAACCAGACCAGTGATGACCATTAAGAGGAAAACAGACAGAACACCCAGGGTGACACTCGTCAGCGTTGCTACCTCGTGAGCCtctaatgtaaaaataaaggtaaaaagCAACACAGCTGAAATTGATTTTACATTCAAATGTTTCT
The sequence above is a segment of the Oreochromis aureus strain Israel breed Guangdong linkage group 3, ZZ_aureus, whole genome shotgun sequence genome. Coding sequences within it:
- the LOC116316455 gene encoding uncharacterized protein LOC116316455 isoform X4 produces the protein MMNVITALALSCFCWITVSGSEFQTSEVQAGTDEPQDDMDCICKQAHEVATLTSVTLGVLSVFLLMVITGLVVQHGKTAKEHENKNPEQFENLDPGTLKDLALQSAVKRRGRPAAQKQPETHVIYTTNR
- the LOC116316455 gene encoding uncharacterized protein LOC116316455 isoform X2, with translation MMNVITALALSCFCWITVSGSEFQTSEVQAEGRLNLRVMQLKVGGTDEPQDDMDCICKQAHEVATLTSVTLGVLSVFLLMVITGLVVQHGKTAKEHENKNPEQFENLDPGTLKDLALQSAVKRRGRPAAQKQPETHVIYTTNR
- the LOC116316455 gene encoding uncharacterized protein LOC116316455 isoform X3; this encodes MTQNTSDVFLKIKQVDVSDSGLYFCGFLSEGRLNLRVMQLKVGGTDEPQDDMDCICKQAHEVATLTSVTLGVLSVFLLMVITGLVVQHGKTAKEHENKNPEQFENLDPGTLKDLALQSAVKRRGRPAAQKQPETHVIYTTNR